The Halorhodospira halophila SL1 genomic sequence CGGCCCCTCGGCGAGGGTGTCGAGGTTACTGTCGGTAACCACCACTGCAATCTCGATGATCCGGTCGCGACTCGGATCCAGACCGGTCATCTCGAGATCGATCCAGATCAGATTCCATTCGGAGAAACCCATACGTTTGCTCTTGCCTGCGCGTGAGTGATTCAGTCTAGCACCGCGCCGGCCCCCAGGCGTTACCAGGTCTCCGGCTCGGCCGGCGGCTCCAGGTCGGGCATCTCCACCTCCGGGGCCGCCTCGTCGTCGTCCGGCGCTTCCTCGGCCGCGTCGTCGGCCTCCGGCGCCTCGTCCCCGGTCTCGGGGACGGTCTCCTCGACCTCATCGAGCCCCTCCTCGATCCGCCGCTCCTCCGGGGTGAGCAGCTCCCGCGGACGGCGCGGCAGGGCGTCGAGAGTCTGCTCATCGGGGTCGATGCGCCGCTCGCGCTCGGCGATGCCCTGCACCGCCTCGCGGCTGAGCAGCACCACGGAGATCCGGCGATTGATATCGGCGCGGGGGTCGTCCGGGTCGAAGGGTACGGTATCGGCATAGCCGACCACCTGACCGATGCGCTCGGCGGGCAACCCGCCGTCGAGCAGGGTCAGCCGGGCCGCGTTGGCCCGATCGGTGGACAGCGACCAGTTGTCGTAATCGTCGCGGGCGAAGGGTCGGGCGTCGGTGTGGCCGGAGAGCGAGACCGGATTCGGCACATCCTCCAGCACCCGGGCCAGGGCGCGGAGGATCTCCTCGGTATGCTCCCTGGGGTCGGCGCTGCCGAGCTCGAACATCGGCCGCCCGTCGTGGTCGACAAGCTGGATGCGCAGCCCGTCGTCGGTGATCTCCAGCAGGATCTGATCGGCGTACTCGGCCAGGTCCGGGTCGTCAAGCACGGCGTCCTGGAACTGCTCGGCCAGCTCCTGCATCTCTTCGGTGGGGATAAAACCGCCCTGACCCATGGGCAGCCCGCTGAGATCAATGGGAGCGCGGCGCTCGCCCTCAAAGTCGATGATATCCCGCGAGGCGGGCGGATGCGCCGCCTGCGGGTCGCGGAAGTACTGCCCGATGCCCTGGCGCTGATCGTCATCCAGGGCGAGCAGCAGCCACAGGACCAGGAAGATGGCGAACATCGCCGTCATGAAGTCAGCGAAGGCGATCTTCCACGAGCCACCGTGGTGATCGTCGCCGTGCTTCGCCACCTTCTTGATGACGACCGGGCGGGTCTTGTTCTCCTCGACCATGGGGCGCGGCTGCCCTTATGCGTCCTGACTGCGGGCGGCCTGCATCTTCACGTGCTCCTCGAGCTCGAAGAAGGTCGGTCGCTCCGCCTCGTACATGGCCTTGCGGCCGAACTCCACCGCCACCACCGGCTTGTAGCCGTTGAGCACCGCCAGCAGCGTGAGCTTGATGGTCTCCAGGAACTTGGTCTGCTCCGCAGCGCGATTGTCCATGGCCTGCCCCAACGGCCCGACGAAGGCGTAGCCGGCGAAGATGCCGGTGAACGTCCCGACCAGCGCCGAGGCCACCAGTCCGCCGATGGTCATGACGTCCTCGTCCAGGGAGCCGAGGGCAATGACGACGCCGAGCAGCGCGGCGATGATGCCGAAACCGGGCATGGCGTCGGCCACCTTGTTCACCGCCGCCGCCGGCTGCGCCGCCTCTTTGTGGTGAGTCTCGATCTCCACGTCCATGAGGTTCTCCATCTCGAAGGGGTTCATGTTGCCCCCCACCATGAGACGGAGATAGTCGCAGAGGAACTCCAGGGCGACGTGGTCATTGAGGATGCGCGGGTAGGACTTGAACAGCTCGCTCTCGTGGGGGTTGTCTACGTCATCCTCGATGGACAGCAGCCCGTCCCGCTGGGCGCGCTGAAAGATCTCGTAGAGCAGCGCCAGCAGATCCATGTAGTGCTCGCGCCCGTAGGGCGAGCCGCCGGGGATCTTGGGGACGGTGCTCAGGACGCGTTTGATCACCTTCATGGGGTTGGCGATCATGAAACCGCCGATGGCCGCACCGAAGATGATCAGGAACTCGTAGGGCTGCCAGAGGATGGCCAGCGGGCCGCCGTGGGCGGCATAGCCGACGATCACCGAGAAGAACGCGATGGCGGCGCCAATAATAACCAGCATGTGTGCCTGCCTGCCCCCCTGTGGCTGCTGGCTTGAAGAAGCGACGAGGCCAGTCTAACCGATCAACCTTGCCAGGGCAGCGCCTTTCGACGTTCGTCCATTCCCGGACTCGCCCAAGGGCCCTACAATGGCGCCATGGACAAAGTCTTTGAACACCCCCGGCAGCGGCTGGAGGACTGGGTCGCGGCCATCGGCGGGCCGCGGCTACCGCGCCTGCCCCGGCACACACTGGATTACGAACTGCCGCCCCGCGACCTGGCCGCACAGATCTATGTGGACCCGGCCCTGGTCCTGGGGCTGATCCACGACGTCAACACCCACGCCTCGCGCCACCTCGACTCGGGCGTGCACAGCATGGAAGAAGCCGTGCTGCTGCGCGGGGTGCGCAACATCCGCGCAGTGGCCGACGGCCTGCCCCAGGCCGAGCAGGCCCTGACCCGGGCCAACTACCGCGGCTACCTGTTCACCTGCGAGCGGGCCATCCACGCCGCCTGCCAGGCCCGGCGCTGGGCGTGGCAGCTGGCCGACCTACTCCCCAACGAGGTCTACACCGCCGCCCTCCTGCGCCACACCGCCGAGTTGGTCATGTGGAGCCACGACGACGGGCAGGTAATGCGCACCATCCACGAGATGGCCCCGGAGCCGGCCTACGCCTCGGAGGCCGAGTACGTCGCCCTCGGTTTCTCCCTGGGCGAGCTCAACCTGGCCCTGGCCCAGCAGTGGCAACTACCCGGCCTGGTGGCCGAATCCAGCGAGGCGCTGGCCGCCGACACCCGTTCGCCGCGCAGCTGGGCGGTGGGTCTGGCCTCGCGCCTGGCCGCCCTGGCCCGCCAGGGCTGGCGCCACCCGGAGATGCCGCCCCTGCTCGACGCCCTCTCGGAGCTGCTGGAGCTCGACCACGAGGCCACCCAGGCCGAGATCTCCGCCGGCGCTGCCGAGGCCGCCGCGCTGCTGCCCTGGAAGCCCGTGACCTTCGCCCCGCTGCTCACCGAGGGCGAGGAAGACGGCGAGGCCCGCGCGCCGATCAGCGAGACCTCGGACAACCCCTACCTCTCCGACGGCACCGCCAAGGGCGGCGTCTGCCTCGCCCCCCGCCGCGCGGTGTTCGAGCGGGTGCGCAGCGAGCTCGAGACGCAGGATTACGCCCGCTCCGAGGCGCAGATGCGCCGCCGGCAGGGGCGGGTCACGCCCCGCGATTGCATCCTCAACCTGGTGGTCACCGGGCTCTACGAAGGCCTCGGCCTGAGCCGGGTGCTCTACGCCCAGATGCTCCCCGACGGCGAAACCCTGGCCGGACGGTACGTCCTCGGCGCCGCCGGCGATCCGAACTTCCACCGCTTCCGGGTGGACCTCGCCCGCCCCTCGCTCCTGCAGGAACTGATGGCGAAGCCGGCGGCGGTGTGGCTGACGCCGCAGCGCTACCAGCGCGTCCAGCACCGGATCCCCCCCGCCCTGCACGCCCTCGCCGACGGCCG encodes the following:
- a CDS encoding flagellar motor protein MotB, which translates into the protein MVEENKTRPVVIKKVAKHGDDHHGGSWKIAFADFMTAMFAIFLVLWLLLALDDDQRQGIGQYFRDPQAAHPPASRDIIDFEGERRAPIDLSGLPMGQGGFIPTEEMQELAEQFQDAVLDDPDLAEYADQILLEITDDGLRIQLVDHDGRPMFELGSADPREHTEEILRALARVLEDVPNPVSLSGHTDARPFARDDYDNWSLSTDRANAARLTLLDGGLPAERIGQVVGYADTVPFDPDDPRADINRRISVVLLSREAVQGIAERERRIDPDEQTLDALPRRPRELLTPEERRIEEGLDEVEETVPETGDEAPEADDAAEEAPDDDEAAPEVEMPDLEPPAEPETW
- the motA gene encoding flagellar motor stator protein MotA — encoded protein: MLVIIGAAIAFFSVIVGYAAHGGPLAILWQPYEFLIIFGAAIGGFMIANPMKVIKRVLSTVPKIPGGSPYGREHYMDLLALLYEIFQRAQRDGLLSIEDDVDNPHESELFKSYPRILNDHVALEFLCDYLRLMVGGNMNPFEMENLMDVEIETHHKEAAQPAAAVNKVADAMPGFGIIAALLGVVIALGSLDEDVMTIGGLVASALVGTFTGIFAGYAFVGPLGQAMDNRAAEQTKFLETIKLTLLAVLNGYKPVVAVEFGRKAMYEAERPTFFELEEHVKMQAARSQDA
- a CDS encoding HDOD domain-containing protein; amino-acid sequence: MDKVFEHPRQRLEDWVAAIGGPRLPRLPRHTLDYELPPRDLAAQIYVDPALVLGLIHDVNTHASRHLDSGVHSMEEAVLLRGVRNIRAVADGLPQAEQALTRANYRGYLFTCERAIHAACQARRWAWQLADLLPNEVYTAALLRHTAELVMWSHDDGQVMRTIHEMAPEPAYASEAEYVALGFSLGELNLALAQQWQLPGLVAESSEALAADTRSPRSWAVGLASRLAALARQGWRHPEMPPLLDALSELLELDHEATQAEISAGAAEAAALLPWKPVTFAPLLTEGEEDGEARAPISETSDNPYLSDGTAKGGVCLAPRRAVFERVRSELETQDYARSEAQMRRRQGRVTPRDCILNLVVTGLYEGLGLSRVLYAQMLPDGETLAGRYVLGAAGDPNFHRFRVDLARPSLLQELMAKPAAVWLTPQRYQRVQHRIPPALHALADGRSAFLAAIFAGGQPQGMVYADRHRIDNALDEASFKAFRRLCALGGQRLAEL